In a single window of the Melioribacteraceae bacterium genome:
- a CDS encoding extracellular solute-binding protein has translation MIKKIFGGSRTFYFSLAATTVLVASVLLIMFFYGFGIFDYTPTVRKIYFADNISPTHRYLINKFNQLHKDKIEVVPIDLPFEKFSTNERKELLIRYLRSKSDRIDIFSVDHIWVPRFAKWTEPLDKYLTPKEKNELNERVLQTCYFQNKLVAIPLYFDISLLYYNNEQINKLPNALALKSEINNFITWERFIELSTEMKKSNKPVYIFPADDYEGLMCSFIELLHSQNGNLFDADSVNLQTEKAVKSLQLLVDLVNKYKITPPSVLSYRESESYFQFINDGGYFLRGWTGLHVWYKNNIKDEDVRAEYNFAPMPHLKGSKPASVIGGWNLMLSKQSTKKNEAAEFIKFLISEESQIEMFEKGGYLPVINSLFDNDKFISRNPEINHYKKIIETGVNRPFSEKYTRCSDVIAHYLNQAIKKEITVKEALATAERVINSGQFFIK, from the coding sequence ATGATCAAAAAAATATTTGGCGGTTCAAGAACTTTCTATTTCTCATTAGCGGCAACAACTGTACTTGTGGCTAGTGTTTTGTTAATTATGTTTTTTTATGGGTTTGGAATATTTGATTATACCCCCACAGTACGAAAAATCTATTTTGCCGATAATATCTCACCAACCCATAGGTACCTCATCAATAAGTTTAATCAATTGCATAAAGATAAAATTGAAGTTGTGCCAATTGATTTACCTTTCGAAAAATTCAGTACAAATGAACGAAAGGAATTATTAATTAGATATCTAAGAAGTAAAAGTGATAGAATTGATATTTTCTCCGTTGATCATATTTGGGTTCCCCGGTTTGCGAAATGGACTGAGCCCCTTGATAAATACTTAACTCCAAAGGAAAAAAATGAGTTAAATGAGAGAGTTTTACAGACCTGTTATTTCCAGAATAAATTAGTTGCCATTCCTCTCTACTTTGATATTTCACTTCTATACTATAATAATGAACAAATTAATAAACTTCCAAATGCCCTCGCGTTGAAGTCAGAAATTAATAATTTTATTACCTGGGAACGGTTTATAGAACTTTCGACAGAAATGAAGAAATCCAATAAGCCAGTATATATTTTCCCCGCGGACGATTATGAAGGACTGATGTGCAGTTTTATTGAATTGCTTCACAGCCAGAATGGAAATCTCTTTGATGCCGATTCAGTTAATCTGCAAACTGAAAAAGCTGTAAAATCACTTCAACTTCTTGTTGATTTGGTAAACAAGTATAAAATTACACCACCATCTGTTCTTTCATATCGTGAATCGGAAAGTTATTTTCAATTTATAAATGATGGTGGATATTTTTTGCGAGGTTGGACCGGGCTTCATGTATGGTATAAGAACAATATCAAAGATGAGGATGTTCGTGCTGAATATAATTTTGCGCCAATGCCTCACTTAAAAGGAAGTAAACCTGCAAGTGTAATTGGTGGCTGGAATTTGATGCTTTCAAAACAATCTACCAAAAAAAATGAAGCTGCCGAGTTTATTAAATTTTTGATAAGTGAAGAATCACAAATTGAAATGTTTGAAAAGGGGGGCTATCTACCCGTAATAAACAGTCTTTTTGATAATGATAAATTCATCAGCAGAAACCCCGAGATTAACCATTATAAAAAAATAATTGAAACGGGAGTTAACCGGCCATTCTCAGAAAAGTATACAAGATGCTCCGACGTTATCGCGCATTATCTCAATCAAGCAATAAAAAAGGAAATTACTGTTAAAGAAGCGTTGGCAACCGCCGAGAGAGTTATAAATTCGGGCCAATTTTTTATTAAATAA
- a CDS encoding ATP-binding protein, translated as MQNKNSFFENFKKYHFEFKHLTVLFIGLIILQLVLSFVHKASLRHFADNTQEWFQKNSAERLANLSTTTIELMLETKRLSMTNSETDKRRITQFFDIILNQQILQQNVEEICLLISDGDNTYAIDDGRVLYSFIYSKKIEQTNGSARHKNALKLYNSIKNELEQNEQIINILSDKQTYHIFVPFVPHGEFMGAFYMRNTADVSFIQKEIITNYEETSLIYSALFLLGLLSMYYISTYTVKERDETQQLLLKEHETHIKEQIDHAKEALFTKRIYHTNHKAEKVMGFIKDDLRSLTKENTEEIKYRVTRYSNFISRVIYDMKWYDPPIQTVRNQAFNTDLNEVIRFLVENIFNRTARKSDSFDIQLVLDPAVPILKINEFVIWEILEPIIQNSIDHGGDKNIKIIISTLFSETEKNTKLIIEDNGVGISDELLQEDEHGIKKLFLENVTTKPGTPSSGYGCYIAYEIAKQRCGWSIDVENKVGGGCSFTFTIPH; from the coding sequence ATGCAAAACAAAAATTCATTTTTCGAAAATTTTAAAAAGTATCACTTTGAATTCAAGCATTTAACTGTACTTTTTATAGGATTAATTATTCTGCAGCTTGTACTCTCCTTTGTGCATAAAGCATCACTGAGGCACTTTGCCGACAACACACAAGAATGGTTTCAAAAAAATTCAGCTGAACGTTTGGCTAACCTTAGCACAACAACAATAGAATTGATGCTCGAAACAAAAAGATTAAGCATGACCAATAGTGAAACCGATAAACGCAGAATAACACAATTTTTTGATATAATTCTTAATCAGCAAATTTTGCAGCAAAATGTTGAAGAAATATGTTTATTAATTTCTGATGGGGATAATACTTACGCAATTGATGACGGAAGAGTTTTATATTCATTTATCTATTCAAAAAAAATTGAACAAACTAATGGTTCGGCGAGGCATAAAAATGCGCTTAAACTTTATAATTCAATAAAAAATGAACTTGAGCAGAATGAACAAATAATTAATATTCTTAGCGATAAGCAGACCTATCATATTTTTGTGCCGTTTGTTCCACATGGCGAATTTATGGGCGCATTTTATATGAGGAATACAGCGGATGTTTCTTTTATCCAAAAAGAAATCATTACCAATTATGAAGAAACCTCATTAATCTACTCCGCGTTATTTCTCCTTGGTTTGTTATCGATGTACTATATTTCCACATATACAGTTAAAGAAAGAGATGAAACCCAGCAGCTTCTTTTAAAGGAACATGAAACTCATATTAAAGAACAGATTGATCATGCCAAAGAAGCACTTTTTACCAAAAGAATTTATCATACAAATCATAAAGCCGAAAAGGTAATGGGATTTATTAAAGATGATTTAAGAAGTCTAACTAAGGAAAATACGGAAGAAATTAAATATCGCGTTACCCGCTATTCTAATTTTATTTCCAGAGTTATTTATGATATGAAATGGTATGATCCACCAATTCAGACAGTCAGGAATCAAGCCTTTAATACTGATCTAAATGAGGTAATTAGATTTTTAGTTGAAAATATTTTTAATAGAACTGCTCGCAAATCAGATTCGTTCGATATTCAGCTGGTGCTTGATCCGGCTGTACCTATACTTAAAATTAATGAATTTGTTATTTGGGAAATTCTTGAACCAATAATTCAAAACAGTATTGACCATGGCGGCGATAAGAATATCAAAATTATAATATCAACACTTTTCTCGGAAACCGAAAAAAACACGAAACTTATAATTGAAGATAATGGGGTGGGGATCAGTGATGAGCTCTTACAGGAAGATGAGCATGGTATTAAAAAATTGTTTCTTGAAAATGTAACAACAAAGCCGGGAACGCCTTCAAGCGGCTATGGCTGTTATATTGCTTACGAAATAGCAAAACAGAGATGCGGCTGGTCAATTGATGTCGAGAATAAAGTGGGCGGGGGTTGCAGTTTTACTTTTACAATTCCTCATTAA
- a CDS encoding sigma-54-dependent Fis family transcriptional regulator, whose amino-acid sequence MNQSEVIKILLIEDEDFDMRRVENTIKPFSNRIKIIDVVSDGKSALELLTLNKNAYHVIIMDYQLAGGLRGEQLIKKIKDIDQTLQIIVITKMTVNIADYAFAQNLIEAGAFWYCTKYPGDIEDYIYQPTDFIMSIINAYERKKLMKDKQRSNQKLDRNIEEILSSKTIIGNSEAVKSLRAQIEKYANSQAPILITGSSGTGKELIAYNLHYTGKRKYENFVAINCGGIPDQLIESELFGYEKGAFTGADKSKPGLFEQANNGTVFLDEISELPITAQVKLLRVLQEGEVEKLGRTEKIKVNVRIISATNRSLETEVKEKRFREDLYYRLNVVPIHVPLLCNRKEDIFYLIDHFMNQYAIDMGKEPPVITEEALSYLSNYEWPGNIRELKNLVQRLLFFDEKVIDFRIIETALGRKINDPNINTADGVSFNNQDGIQSLKNMERSFREKYFRFVRQRSESDAEAAKKLGLAPPNYSRMCKELGLR is encoded by the coding sequence ATGAATCAGAGCGAAGTAATTAAAATATTACTGATAGAAGATGAAGATTTTGATATGCGCCGGGTTGAAAATACTATTAAACCATTTAGCAATAGAATTAAAATTATAGATGTAGTTTCCGACGGCAAATCTGCACTTGAACTGCTGACATTAAATAAAAACGCATACCATGTAATAATAATGGATTATCAATTAGCGGGCGGTTTGAGGGGAGAACAGTTAATTAAAAAAATAAAGGATATTGATCAAACACTGCAGATAATTGTAATAACTAAAATGACAGTTAACATCGCTGATTATGCATTTGCACAGAATCTTATTGAAGCCGGGGCATTTTGGTACTGTACTAAATATCCTGGAGATATTGAAGATTATATTTATCAGCCGACCGATTTTATCATGTCGATAATTAACGCCTATGAACGGAAAAAATTGATGAAGGATAAGCAAAGATCAAATCAGAAACTGGACCGGAATATAGAAGAGATATTGTCAAGTAAAACTATAATTGGAAATTCTGAAGCTGTAAAAAGTTTGCGGGCTCAAATAGAAAAGTATGCGAACAGTCAAGCACCTATATTAATTACCGGCTCGAGCGGAACGGGAAAGGAATTAATCGCTTATAATTTACATTACACCGGCAAAAGAAAATATGAGAATTTTGTAGCAATCAACTGCGGCGGTATTCCTGATCAATTAATAGAAAGTGAATTATTCGGTTATGAAAAAGGCGCGTTTACTGGAGCCGATAAAAGTAAGCCCGGTTTATTTGAACAAGCTAATAATGGCACCGTATTTCTGGATGAAATTTCTGAATTGCCAATCACAGCTCAAGTTAAATTGCTCCGAGTTCTTCAGGAAGGTGAAGTTGAAAAATTAGGCAGAACCGAAAAAATAAAAGTAAATGTTCGCATAATTTCCGCTACAAATAGAAGTCTTGAAACCGAGGTAAAAGAAAAACGATTTCGCGAAGATCTATATTATAGGTTGAATGTTGTTCCGATACATGTACCTCTTTTATGCAATAGAAAAGAAGATATATTTTATTTAATTGATCATTTTATGAATCAATATGCAATTGATATGGGTAAAGAACCGCCAGTAATAACTGAAGAAGCTCTTAGTTATTTATCAAATTATGAATGGCCCGGAAATATTCGTGAATTAAAAAATCTTGTTCAGCGATTGCTCTTCTTCGATGAAAAAGTAATCGATTTCAGAATTATTGAAACCGCGCTTGGTAGAAAGATTAATGATCCAAATATTAATACTGCAGATGGCGTTAGTTTTAATAATCAAGATGGAATTCAATCATTAAAAAACATGGAAAGAAGTTTTCGTGAAAAGTATTTTAGATTTGTTCGCCAACGCTCGGAGTCGGATGCAGAAGCGGCAAAAAAACTTGGATTAGCTCCTCCGAATTATTCAAGAATGTGCAAAGAACTTGGATTAAGATAG
- a CDS encoding beta galactosidase jelly roll domain-containing protein — MNQNFNTKLILIISLVCFHCFNIVNAQTATLESSLKFIEIAGTQVPYQNNIPLPTFEKQKKRVTIDLAGEWKKLRFTANDNYSLAKRDFTGITNLENEAANRHLPDFDDSSWETKTLPGVENKLNEATKAPEFYNDGIWYRKKIEVGADYKDSFVKLMFYSVNYVCDVWVNGKYAGYHEGGYTPFAFNISSLLNYGSSNTIAIRVDNIAWNSRKDIVPYTIPDWFNYAGVIHDLYLEISNPVNVTRANTVTKSIDGNVETSIYLYNSGEGSSQVNAVINVYEADINANNIQSEFADDILGSEVFFSGVAQSQISIDKNSSAVWKTNIQIPNPKLWSMKSPDLYILKVTLKNGDEIIDEYYTQFGVRKVELKDGRFLLNNRIWFLTGAARHEEHPSYGRSVPKHIIFSDLQTIKDLNVLYLRTSHYPNHPYTYLISDRLGLAVMEEIPVYWFDTADAWKIQNEQRKIHLQMFREMAFKDFNRPSVIMWSASNECLEVPNRKIFHQMVSDDIKNNYFDGRILTQSAAADRPGPSDDSQNPLDAAGWTMYFGIFHKYNAIQPKLTEAFGGTFSFLNNAKTAFPNKPIIATEFGYWSSENNSSESDQTYIFNETFRAFKFHAPYNDAGQPQSLGNLFGITWWCVFDWYQYKTNGWQTMGLISMDRKTVKPVATALKSSYLPYFSKEGLLVDIKNDDQKLPTQFSLDQNYPNPFNPETTISYQLSEASHVSLKVYDLLGREVMVLVNEFKQPGVYNVKFKINNVEQNSSHYTFTRNGRTSSTLSSGVYFYRLDAGNFSSVKKMILMK, encoded by the coding sequence ATGAATCAAAATTTTAATACTAAACTTATTTTAATCATTTCATTAGTCTGTTTTCATTGTTTCAATATTGTAAATGCACAAACAGCGACATTAGAATCATCACTTAAATTTATTGAAATAGCTGGAACGCAAGTTCCCTACCAAAACAATATTCCTCTTCCCACATTCGAAAAACAAAAAAAACGGGTTACAATTGATCTTGCCGGCGAGTGGAAAAAATTAAGATTCACCGCAAACGACAATTATTCGTTAGCAAAAAGAGATTTTACAGGAATTACAAATCTCGAAAATGAAGCAGCGAATAGACATCTTCCAGATTTTGATGATTCGTCATGGGAAACTAAAACTTTACCAGGTGTTGAGAATAAATTAAATGAAGCTACTAAAGCCCCCGAGTTTTATAATGATGGAATTTGGTATAGAAAAAAAATTGAGGTAGGTGCCGACTATAAAGACAGTTTTGTAAAACTAATGTTCTACTCGGTAAATTATGTTTGTGATGTTTGGGTAAATGGGAAGTATGCTGGTTACCATGAAGGGGGCTACACTCCTTTCGCGTTCAATATTTCATCTCTTCTAAATTATGGTTCATCCAATACTATTGCTATCCGTGTTGATAATATTGCGTGGAACTCTCGTAAAGATATTGTGCCTTATACAATCCCCGATTGGTTTAATTATGCCGGGGTAATTCATGATCTCTATCTTGAAATATCAAATCCGGTTAATGTAACCAGAGCAAATACCGTTACAAAAAGCATAGATGGAAATGTAGAGACATCAATTTATTTATATAATTCCGGGGAGGGATCTTCTCAAGTTAATGCAGTTATTAATGTATATGAAGCAGATATCAATGCCAACAATATTCAATCGGAATTTGCTGACGATATTTTGGGTAGTGAAGTATTCTTTTCCGGCGTTGCGCAGTCTCAAATAAGTATTGATAAAAACAGCAGTGCTGTTTGGAAGACAAATATTCAAATACCAAATCCCAAACTTTGGTCAATGAAATCCCCCGATCTATATATATTAAAAGTTACATTGAAAAATGGAGATGAAATTATTGATGAGTATTATACTCAGTTTGGTGTTAGAAAGGTTGAATTAAAGGATGGTAGATTTTTATTAAATAATAGAATTTGGTTTTTAACCGGAGCCGCACGGCATGAGGAGCATCCTTCTTATGGAAGAAGTGTGCCCAAACATATAATTTTTTCTGATCTTCAAACAATCAAAGATCTAAATGTTCTGTATCTCAGAACATCCCATTATCCAAATCATCCATATACTTATCTTATATCTGACCGGCTTGGTTTAGCCGTTATGGAAGAAATACCGGTTTATTGGTTTGATACGGCGGACGCGTGGAAAATACAGAATGAACAACGCAAAATACATTTGCAGATGTTCAGAGAAATGGCATTTAAAGATTTTAACCGCCCCTCTGTTATTATGTGGAGTGCCTCAAACGAATGCCTCGAAGTTCCGAACAGAAAAATATTTCACCAAATGGTGAGTGATGATATTAAAAACAATTATTTCGATGGAAGAATATTAACACAATCGGCGGCGGCCGATAGACCCGGCCCATCGGATGATTCACAAAATCCATTGGATGCCGCGGGATGGACAATGTATTTTGGAATATTTCATAAGTATAATGCTATACAGCCAAAACTCACCGAAGCATTTGGGGGAACATTTTCATTTTTAAATAATGCTAAAACCGCTTTCCCAAATAAACCTATTATTGCTACAGAATTTGGGTATTGGTCATCAGAAAATAATTCAAGTGAAAGCGATCAGACTTACATATTTAATGAAACATTCAGAGCATTTAAATTTCATGCGCCTTATAACGATGCCGGTCAACCCCAATCTTTAGGTAATTTATTTGGAATAACCTGGTGGTGTGTATTCGATTGGTATCAATATAAAACTAATGGATGGCAAACAATGGGTTTAATTTCAATGGATCGAAAAACCGTTAAGCCGGTTGCCACAGCATTAAAAAGTTCATATCTGCCCTATTTTAGTAAGGAAGGATTGTTGGTTGATATTAAAAATGATGATCAAAAGTTACCCACACAATTTAGTTTGGATCAGAATTATCCAAATCCCTTTAATCCGGAAACAACAATAAGTTATCAGCTCTCGGAAGCAAGTCATGTTAGTTTAAAAGTATATGATTTATTAGGAAGAGAAGTAATGGTTTTAGTAAATGAATTCAAACAACCGGGAGTTTATAATGTAAAATTCAAAATTAATAATGTAGAACAGAACTCTTCACACTATACTTTTACCCGCAATGGGCGGACAAGCTCTACACTATCTTCCGGCGTTTACTTTTACCGACTTGATGCCGGAAATTTTTCATCTGTTAAAAAAATGATTTTGATGAAGTGA
- a CDS encoding sodium/solute symporter (Members of the Solute:Sodium Symporter (SSS), TC 2.A.21 as described in tcdb.org, catalyze solute:Na+ symport. Known solutes for members of the family include sugars, amino acids, nucleosides, inositols, vitamins, urea or anions, depending on the system.): MNNSITFLDAIVLFLFVVATLAIGLYVKSSDKNIKDYFLAGRKLGWFAIGISLFASNISSEHFIGLAGGGASRGLAVAQFELIAIFFLVLLGWIIVPIYWQSGISTIPQFIGERFDASNRKFLSGLSIFSYIVTKVLVTLFAGGILLNHIFGWSIFTSSILIILITGIYTLIGGFSSVIRTQVFHGILLIVGAVLLTAFGYAEVGGIQGLREKIPAELFQMFKSADDPDFPWTGIIFGAPIIAFWYWCADHYMLQRILSARSVEDARTGTIITSFLKILPLFILVLPGLFAVALFPGIKGDEAYPLLVSSEILPSGVKGLVIAGFLAAIMSSLSTSFNSIASLYTIDFYQPKHPDASEVKLVFIGRMATIAVVFVIVLMVPFIKLMNSHIYLFLQSTQAFISAPIAVIFLFSFINTKVSAKSALIGMIVGEAIGLSRFLLELFYNSGFTLNPIFNSFVSINYLHFTIFLFLFTSVLIMILNYVFHVGKEFSITTLKFKYSGFFISINKNFINTQKSIKQALFSFFILLVTLSLWYMFV, translated from the coding sequence ATGAATAATTCCATCACATTTTTAGATGCTATAGTTTTGTTTCTCTTTGTGGTTGCTACTTTAGCAATCGGACTGTATGTCAAAAGTAGCGATAAAAATATCAAAGATTATTTTCTGGCCGGTCGGAAATTAGGATGGTTCGCAATTGGAATTTCTCTTTTTGCATCGAATATATCTAGTGAGCACTTTATTGGTCTCGCCGGTGGTGGAGCCTCCCGCGGATTGGCAGTTGCTCAATTTGAATTGATAGCAATCTTCTTTCTCGTTTTATTAGGATGGATTATTGTTCCTATTTATTGGCAGTCGGGTATCTCAACAATTCCACAGTTTATTGGTGAAAGATTCGACGCTTCCAACAGAAAATTTCTTTCCGGTTTATCCATATTCAGCTATATAGTAACAAAGGTATTGGTAACATTATTTGCCGGTGGAATTTTGCTCAATCACATTTTTGGATGGAGCATCTTTACCTCATCAATTTTAATAATATTAATTACCGGCATTTATACTTTAATAGGCGGCTTTTCTTCTGTAATAAGAACCCAAGTATTTCATGGAATACTTTTAATAGTTGGCGCCGTTTTGTTAACTGCGTTTGGATATGCTGAGGTTGGAGGTATTCAAGGATTAAGAGAAAAAATACCCGCTGAATTATTTCAAATGTTTAAATCTGCAGACGATCCCGATTTCCCCTGGACAGGGATTATTTTTGGAGCTCCAATTATTGCTTTCTGGTATTGGTGCGCTGATCATTATATGCTTCAGAGAATTCTATCTGCAAGATCGGTTGAAGATGCACGTACCGGAACAATTATAACTTCATTCTTAAAAATATTACCACTATTTATATTGGTTCTTCCCGGTTTGTTTGCAGTAGCACTTTTCCCCGGAATTAAAGGGGATGAAGCTTATCCGTTATTAGTATCTAGCGAAATTCTTCCAAGCGGAGTAAAAGGATTGGTGATAGCGGGATTTTTAGCCGCTATTATGTCATCACTTTCAACTTCATTTAACAGTATCGCTTCATTATATACTATCGATTTTTACCAGCCAAAACATCCGGATGCTTCAGAAGTTAAATTAGTTTTTATTGGAAGAATGGCAACCATAGCTGTCGTTTTTGTTATTGTGTTGATGGTGCCATTTATCAAATTGATGAATTCTCATATTTATCTGTTTCTTCAAAGCACACAAGCATTTATTAGCGCTCCCATTGCCGTTATATTTCTTTTCAGCTTCATTAATACAAAAGTAAGTGCTAAGAGCGCATTAATAGGTATGATAGTTGGTGAGGCAATTGGTCTATCACGATTTCTACTTGAATTATTTTATAACTCTGGTTTCACCTTGAATCCAATTTTCAACTCATTTGTAAGCATTAATTATCTCCACTTCACAATATTTTTATTTCTCTTTACCTCAGTACTTATTATGATTTTAAATTACGTGTTTCATGTTGGTAAGGAATTTTCAATTACTACACTAAAATTTAAATACAGCGGATTTTTTATTTCTATAAATAAAAATTTTATAAATACACAAAAGAGTATTAAACAAGCGTTATTCTCTTTTTTTATTCTTTTAGTGACTTTGAGTTTGTGGTACATGTTTGTTTAA